The Erigeron canadensis isolate Cc75 chromosome 4, C_canadensis_v1, whole genome shotgun sequence genome window below encodes:
- the LOC122595768 gene encoding uncharacterized protein LOC122595768 — protein sequence MPAVWISIRKSLQCQSRPTDVHEPSFQRKNLSKIVTKSKKSSTSNGTKSGCSRSLANLKDVIHGSKRHMEEKPSAMETTTTTNASPRSIGSSELLNPIAHEVVLSNSNCELKITGFGSLQDHGNSGNDDEGVSSRFEGTLKPGTPGPQQYHHHKPIRSPLTNRINPNGFSRVGNRGFGSGNIGASNPAKTRASFDGDSHAIFSLACHKCGEQFAKWEALEFHHLSKHAVTELIEGDSSRRIVELIYKTSWSKSQSHSGGIERILKVHNMQRTLSEFEEHRETVKVKASKLPKKHPRCLADGNELLRFHGTLVECNLGHHGSSTLCLSNTCNVCQILRHGFKIKKSSNNKNEIGSVFTTSTSQRAFDAINANNSSHLRKALIVCRVIAGRVHKPLDNIQELGNLSGFDSLAGKVGIYSNIEELYLLDSKSLLPCFVIICKPQV from the exons ATGCCTGCAGTTTGGATTTCGATAAGAAAATCACTGCAATGCCAATCAAGACCAACAGATGTTCATGAACCAAGTTTTCAAAGGAAGAATCTTAGCAAAATAGTAACTAAATCAAAGAAATCATCAACATCAAATGGAACAAAATCGGGATGTTCAAGATCTTTAGCAAATCTTAAAGATGTCATCCATGGAAGCAAGAGGCATATGGAGGAAAAACCATCAGCAATGGAAACAACTACTACAACAAATGCTAGTCCAAGATCCATTGGAAGTTCAGAACTTTTGAACCCAATTGCCCATGAAGTCGTTTTATCGAATTCAAATTGTGAACTTAAGATCACAGGATTTGGTTCCTTGCAAGATCATGGAAACAGCGGAAATGATGATGAGGGTGTATCATCAAGATTTGAAGGTACCCTTAAACCCGGGACGCCTGGCCCTcaacaatatcatcatcataaaccAATTAGATCACCACTTACTAATCGAATAAATCCTAACGGGTTTTCAAGGGTTGGTAATAGAGGTTTTGGGTCAGGCAATATTGGTGCTAGTAATCCTGCAAAGACAAGAGCTTCTTTCGATGGAGATAGTCATGCGATTTTTAGTTTGGCATGTCATAAATGTGGTGAGCAATTTGCGAAATGGGAAGCTCTTGAGTTTCACCATCTCTCAAAACATGCTG TTACTGAGCTCATAGAAGGAGATTCATCTAGAAGAATTGTAGAATTAATCTACAAAACAAGTTGGTCAAAATCACAATCACATTCAGGAGGAATAGAAAGAATCCTTAAGGTCCACAACATGCAAAGAACATTATCTGAATTCGAAGAACACCGAGAAACTGTCAAAGTAAAAGCTAGCAAACTCCCAAAGAAGCACCCGCGTTGTCTGGCTGATGGAAACGAGCTACTAAGGTTCCACGGGACATTAGTTGAATGCAACCTTGGCCACCACGGATCCTCTACGCTTTGTCTTTCAAATACGTGCAACGTTTGTCAAATTCTAAGGCACGGTTTTAAGATCAAGAAAAGTagtaataacaaaaatgaaattgGGAGTGTTTTTACTacttcaacaagtcaaagaGCTTTTGACGCCATTAATGCCAACAATAGTTCTCATTTGAGGAAAGCTTTAATAGTTTGTAGAGTGATTGCTGGGAGGGTTCATAAGCCATTGGACAACATTCAAGAACTTGGTAATCTATCCGGGTTTGATTCCTTGGCTGGAAAAGTTGGGATTTATTCGAATATTGAAGAACTATACTTGCTTGATTCTAAATCATTGCTTCCTTGCTTTGTTATAATTTGCAAGCCACAAGTGTAA
- the LOC122597061 gene encoding uncharacterized protein LOC122597061, with translation MAPRRVDAETSAEARRQEEEAKRRAELATLISQQINDAMPNIAAQIAENVTATINMARGQEGRGNANDRNAYKTFTSCNPKEFYGTEGPVGLLSWFQSMEAVLNIIDCTPADRVKFAASKLQGRALTWWNLQVTTRSVATMNALTWEQFKEEMKREYCPRPAVQKLEIEFWNHTMKGMELEAYAIRFHELCVLVPDMVNTEAKKVERFVYGLAPKVRLMVTTANPATLGEAVSLSTKLVNDLVRTGKYSRGEASSKQGGGNRFGDHKGSGPDKRQKIVRNYGINEANPSPNHGQTPRCNRCGNHHRDECKHGIRVGGIRNGCHECGSTEHWKNACPRLRRAQGNRRDGNGNRGNFRNVGNRGNQVNQGNGNRMNQGNGGNRGNGGNQANVGNQGNNNNQGN, from the exons ATGGCACCAAGAAGGGTCGATGCTGAGACAAGCGCTGAGGCTAGACGCCAAGAGGAAGAGGCTAAGCGAAGGGCTGAGTTGGCGACTCTCATATCCCAACAAATCAATGATGCCATGCCGAACATCGCCGCTCAAATTGCTGAGAATGTGACTGCTACCATCAACATGGCAAGAGGGCAAGAAGGTAGAGGAAATGCCAATGACCGAAATGCTTACAAGACTTTTACGTCTTGCAACCCAAAGGAGTTTTATGGGACGGAGGGTCCCGTTGGGTTGCTGTCTTGGTTTCAAAGCATGGAGGCAGTACTAAACATCATTGATTGTACACCCGCCGACCGTGTCAAGTTTGCGGCAAGTAAGCTTCAAGGGAGGGCACTAACCtggtggaacctccaagtcacCACGAGAAGTGTCGCCACGATGAATGCATTGACATGGGAGCAGTTCAAAGAGGAAATGAAAAGGGAGTATTGCCCTAGACCAGCAGTTCAGAAGTTGGAAATTGAGTTTTGGAATCACACCATGAAAGGAATGGAGTTGGAGGCGTATGCGATTCGCTTCCATGAGTTGTGTGTGCTAGTGCCGGATATGGTGAACACCGAAGCAAAGAAAGTGGaaaggtttgtttatggattgGCACCCAAAGTGAGATTGATGGTCACGACGGCGAACCCCGCCACACTGGGAGAAGCTGTGAGTTTGTCGACGAAGCTAGTCAATGATCTAGTTAGGACTGGGAAGTACTCACGAGGCGAGGCGAGTTCGAAGCAAGGTGGAGGAAACCGATTTGGTGATCATAAGGGGAGTGGGCCTGATAAGAGGCAGAAGATTGTGAGGAATTATGGTATCAATGAAGCTAACCCCAGCCCGAACCACGGGCAGACACCAAGATGCAACCGTTGTGGGAACCATCATCGTGATGAATGCAAGCA TGGAATAAGAGTTGGAGGGATTCGGAATGGATGTCATGAATGTGGGAGTACCGAGCATTGGAAGAATGCATGTCCTAGATTGAGAAGGGCACAAGGCAACCGTAGGGATGGAAATGGTAACCGTGGGAACTTTAGGAATGTCGGAAATCGTGGAAACCAAGTGAACCAAGGCAATGGAAACCGAATGAATCAAGGAAATGGTGGGAACAGAGGAAATGGTGGGAATCAAGCGAACGTGGGAAATCAAGGAAATAACAACAACCAAGGAAACTGA